In Methanomicrobiales archaeon, the following are encoded in one genomic region:
- a CDS encoding AAA family ATPase, giving the protein MRITISGPPGSGTTSLAYHLAERFGLRVVSAGEAFRQLAKERGMDLAEFSRLAENNQTIDMQIDARQKEIAGAEDEIVVEGRLSGWMVEHADLKIWLDAPLPVRARRISERDGGDEGSALERTKVREASERVRYRTYYGIDIGDLSPYHMVLDTALWNREELASIVDLAVSYLRE; this is encoded by the coding sequence ATGCGGATCACGATCAGCGGACCCCCGGGGAGCGGCACCACGTCGCTGGCGTACCACCTGGCGGAACGGTTCGGGCTGCGGGTCGTCTCCGCCGGCGAGGCGTTCCGCCAGCTGGCGAAGGAGAGGGGCATGGATCTGGCGGAGTTCAGCCGTCTTGCCGAGAACAACCAGACCATCGATATGCAGATCGATGCGCGGCAGAAGGAGATCGCCGGGGCGGAGGACGAGATCGTCGTCGAGGGGCGGCTCTCGGGCTGGATGGTGGAGCATGCCGACCTGAAGATCTGGCTCGACGCCCCCCTCCCCGTCCGTGCCAGGCGGATCTCGGAGCGTGACGGGGGGGACGAGGGTTCTGCCCTCGAGAGGACGAAAGTGCGGGAGGCGTCCGAACGGGTGCGCTACAGGACCTATTACGGCATCGATATCGGCGATCTCTCGCCCTACCACATGGTCCTCGACACCGCTCTCTGGAACCGCGAGGAGCTCGCGAGCATCGTCGATCTCGCCGTGAGCTATCTCCGGGAATAA